A section of the Roseovarius sp. W115 genome encodes:
- a CDS encoding heme-dependent oxidative N-demethylase family protein has product MSPILQDKIPYDVSSKSLPGTAPLEMRDWIIQDDAFAGQMALRDELIMTRRDDVIAMQNGSEESALELLETVLTWLGSHGTNYQIEAAHVTRPDGVLVPVERNQPMVTLGRLVQEDMCLMLKQGEEHVLTAAALCFPANWYLSEKVGRPLTLIHDPVPDYDESIAQRVQRLFDGVQPERPLWRFNALHYEDPVLFQPERRHGEYKGLHAEVFPFFRSERQCILRLPKTRACVFSIHTFVIAKGAQTGMEASP; this is encoded by the coding sequence ATGAGCCCAATCCTGCAAGACAAGATCCCGTATGACGTGTCGTCCAAATCCTTGCCGGGCACAGCGCCGCTTGAGATGCGCGACTGGATCATACAGGATGACGCCTTTGCCGGGCAAATGGCCTTGCGCGACGAATTGATCATGACGCGCCGCGATGACGTCATTGCCATGCAAAACGGCAGCGAAGAGAGTGCGCTGGAGCTCTTGGAGACTGTCCTGACTTGGCTTGGCAGTCACGGCACAAACTACCAAATCGAAGCTGCACATGTGACACGTCCTGATGGTGTCTTGGTGCCCGTCGAGCGGAACCAGCCGATGGTCACGCTGGGGCGGTTGGTGCAGGAAGACATGTGCCTGATGCTAAAACAAGGCGAAGAGCATGTTCTCACAGCCGCAGCGCTTTGCTTTCCGGCCAATTGGTATTTGTCAGAAAAGGTCGGCCGACCGCTGACCCTGATCCACGATCCGGTGCCCGATTATGATGAAAGCATCGCCCAAAGGGTCCAGCGGCTTTTTGATGGGGTTCAACCAGAGCGTCCATTATGGCGCTTCAATGCTTTGCACTATGAAGACCCGGTTCTATTTCAGCCGGAGCGCCGTCATGGTGAGTATAAGGGTCTGCATGCAGAAGTGTTTCCGTTCTTCCGATCAGAGCGGCAGTGTATTCTGCGTCTGCCGAAAACGCGGGCTTGTGTGTTTTCGATCCATACATTCGTGATCGCAAAAGGGGCGCAGACAGGAATGGAAGCCAGCCCCTAA
- a CDS encoding DUF6314 family protein, whose translation MFPRLQDFIGKWHITRQIAHADGATAQFEGRAVFTPDGDDLRYHESGELRLASGQSMRAERDYVWSASEGGQLEVFFEDRRPFHHITKGPAQAEHWCDPDMYKVRYDFGQWPHWTAEWHVKGPRKDYCMTSHYHRGSEPR comes from the coding sequence TTGTTTCCCCGATTGCAGGATTTCATCGGTAAATGGCACATCACACGCCAAATAGCCCATGCCGACGGCGCCACGGCGCAGTTTGAGGGACGCGCTGTCTTTACGCCTGATGGAGACGACCTGCGGTATCACGAGAGCGGCGAATTGCGGCTGGCCAGCGGGCAAAGCATGCGCGCTGAGCGAGATTATGTCTGGTCGGCGAGCGAGGGCGGTCAGCTAGAGGTTTTCTTTGAGGACAGGCGGCCGTTTCATCACATTACCAAGGGTCCGGCGCAAGCCGAACATTGGTGCGATCCGGATATGTACAAAGTGCGCTATGACTTTGGCCAATGGCCGCATTGGACGGCTGAGTGGCATGTGAAAGGCCCACGCAAAGACTATTGCATGACCAGCCACTATCATCGAGGCTCAGAGCCAAGATGA